A genomic window from Salvelinus alpinus chromosome 10, SLU_Salpinus.1, whole genome shotgun sequence includes:
- the LOC139531673 gene encoding somatomedin-B and thrombospondin type-1 domain-containing protein-like isoform X2 produces the protein MDRVYGTCYCDKGCLRTKDCCYDYPTECPAQSCVVTEWSYWSGCAQPCQRSMRVRQRHIEQEPRNSAEPCPSLEEQAGCMDYQSQHGEICTQNTGPAFITTREFGKGRTKHDIYGAPLYPGFCMEFKMESLTTHCTVETRPHTHWMQYLREGYTVCVACQPPAMRNHSGGCQGDGQESNSEELLHWQAVGNSRCRGTWKKVQRTAHCSCPHVHSFLFI, from the exons ATGGACCGTGTGTACGGCACCTGCTACTGCGACAAGGGCTGCCTCAGGACCAAAGACTGTTGCTACGACTACCCCACCGAGTGCCCAG CCCAGTCGTGTGTGGTGACTGAATGGAGTTACTGGAGCGGTTGTGCCCAGCCCTGCCAGCGGTCCATGAGAGTCCG ACAGCGTCACATTGAGCAGGAGCCCAGGAACAGTGCAGAGCCATGTCCCAGTCTGGAGGAGCAGGCTGGTTGCATGGACTACCAGTCACAGCATGGAGAGATCTGCACTCAGAACACAG GTCCAGCTTTCATCACCACCAGGGAGTTTGGTAAAGGAAGAACAAAGCATGACATCTACGGAGCACCTCTGTACCCCGG GTTCTGTATGGAGTTTAAGATGGAGTCTCTGACTACCCACTGTACGGTGGAGACCAGACCACACACCCACTGGATGCAGTACCTACGGGAAGGCTACACGGTGTGTGTGGCGTGCCAGCCCCCCGCCATGCGTAACCATAGCGGCGGCTGCCAGGGAGACGGACAAGAATCCAACAG TGAGGAGCTGCTCCATTGGCAGGCTGTGGGGAACTCTCGCTGTCGAGGAACATGGAAGAAGGTCCAGAGAACAGCACACTGCTCCTGTCCTCACGTCCACAGCTTCCTTTTCATATAA
- the LOC139531673 gene encoding somatomedin-B and thrombospondin type-1 domain-containing protein-like isoform X1, whose amino-acid sequence MASFVDYVLLLVAAVLGSYHVEVEGGCAGKCCRGSDITCATADWRMDRVYGTCYCDKGCLRTKDCCYDYPTECPAQSCVVTEWSYWSGCAQPCQRSMRVRQRHIEQEPRNSAEPCPSLEEQAGCMDYQSQHGEICTQNTGPAFITTREFGKGRTKHDIYGAPLYPGFCMEFKMESLTTHCTVETRPHTHWMQYLREGYTVCVACQPPAMRNHSGGCQGDGQESNSEELLHWQAVGNSRCRGTWKKVQRTAHCSCPHVHSFLFI is encoded by the exons ATGGCGTCCTTCGTGGATTATGTGTTGTTGCTGGTAGCTGCCGTGCTGGGATCGTACCACGTGGAGGTGGAAGGAGGGTGCGCTGGAAAGTGCTGCCGGGGTTCAGACATCACCTGTGCAACGGCAGACTGGAGGATGGACCGTGTGTACGGCACCTGCTACTGCGACAAGGGCTGCCTCAGGACCAAAGACTGTTGCTACGACTACCCCACCGAGTGCCCAG CCCAGTCGTGTGTGGTGACTGAATGGAGTTACTGGAGCGGTTGTGCCCAGCCCTGCCAGCGGTCCATGAGAGTCCG ACAGCGTCACATTGAGCAGGAGCCCAGGAACAGTGCAGAGCCATGTCCCAGTCTGGAGGAGCAGGCTGGTTGCATGGACTACCAGTCACAGCATGGAGAGATCTGCACTCAGAACACAG GTCCAGCTTTCATCACCACCAGGGAGTTTGGTAAAGGAAGAACAAAGCATGACATCTACGGAGCACCTCTGTACCCCGG GTTCTGTATGGAGTTTAAGATGGAGTCTCTGACTACCCACTGTACGGTGGAGACCAGACCACACACCCACTGGATGCAGTACCTACGGGAAGGCTACACGGTGTGTGTGGCGTGCCAGCCCCCCGCCATGCGTAACCATAGCGGCGGCTGCCAGGGAGACGGACAAGAATCCAACAG TGAGGAGCTGCTCCATTGGCAGGCTGTGGGGAACTCTCGCTGTCGAGGAACATGGAAGAAGGTCCAGAGAACAGCACACTGCTCCTGTCCTCACGTCCACAGCTTCCTTTTCATATAA